Sequence from the Candidatus Nealsonbacteria bacterium genome:
TCAGTTTTAATGAAACATGAAGATGGTCGCCGAACAGTTTGCGTTTCTTCCCAAGTTGGTTGCTCTATTGGTTGTCGGTTTTGTGCCACTGGTCAGCGAGGTTTTAAGAGAAATTTATCAAGTTCAGAAATAATTGACCAAGTTTTATTTTTTGCTAGATTATTAAAAAAAACAAAAGAAAAAGTGACCAATGTTGTCTTTATGGGAATGGGAGAGCCCTTTCTAAATTATGATAATGTTTTAGGGGCAATAAAAATTTTAAATGATAAAGAGGGATTTAATCTGGGCGTGAGACACATTTCTATTTCAACCGTTGGCATCACCGAAGGAGTTGAAAAATTAGCCAAAGAAAAATTACAGGTAAATTTAGCCATCTCTCTTCATGCTCCAAATAATGAGTTACGGGCACGATTGATGCCAATAAATAAAAAATATCCCATTGAAAAGATTTTAGCTGCGGTTGCTGATTATATTAAAAAAACAAGAAGAAAGGTGATGTTTGAGTATTTAATGATAGATAAGGCTAATGATTCCCCAGAGCAGGCAAAAGAATTGGTCAAACTTTTGAAAAAAACACTATATTTTGTTAATCTTATATCGTTTAATCCCATTGGCCACGCAGAATTTAAACCATCTCCCGGCTGGAAAATTAAAAAGTTTAAAGAAATTTTAGAAAAAGCTGGCCCAATTGTCACCCAGCGCTATCGCTTTGGTCGAGAAATCAAAGCCGCCTGCGGCCAATTAGCCGGAGAAAACAATTAAATGTATGGAATTTGTTGTAAAAGGACCATTTAAAGATAATATCTATAATTTAATGCGAAAAGCCGGTTATCATTTTCAGAGTAAAATCGAGAGAGAAGGAGAATTGGCTCTTACCAGACCGCCAAGAGGTTATCCCAGATTTCATCTTTTTGTGAGAGTTGAAGGTGAAAATTTAATTTTTAATTTACATTTAGACCAGAAAAGACCAATTTACCCCGTTAGAAGTCCGTCCCGTTGTGAGCGGGACGGCAGACGCCTGAGGCGTCTTACTTCTAGCGGGGTTTACAAAGGCGCGCCGGCTCACGCCGGCGAATACGACAGCGAAGTTGTTGAAAAAGAAGCCGGAAGAATAAAAGAAATTTTAGAAAAACATGCATAAAGAGGTTGAACTTCAAGTTACAATAAAAAATTCAATTAGTGTTGAAAAGAAACTCAGGAAAGTTGGGAAATTTATTAAAACTAGAAGGCAAGTTGATAAGTATTTTGTGCCGCCACAGAGAGATTTTTTCGAAAGAGAACCATATATTGAATATTTACGAATCAGATTTGAAAAAGAAAAAAATCATTTGAATTACTCTTTTTTGCACTTTGGAAAAGATGGCTGGTTAAGAGTAACAGATGAGTATGAAACTTTCATTGATAAACCTAAAATTGTTGAAGAAATTTTCAAAAAGATTGGACTAATTCCCAAAGTGACGGTAATTAAAACTCGAAAATATTTTGATTGTAACAATTTTGAGGTAATCTTAGATCAAGTTAAAGGTTTAGGAAATTTTATGGAAATTGAAGCAAAAAAGAATTTTGGCGGTATACAAAAAACCAGAAAAGCCTGCTTAGATTTTTTAAAGAAACTAAATATCAAATATGAAATGCAAGCCCAAATGGGCTATCCCCGAATGCTATATCAAAAATTAAAAAAGAAAAATAATGCTAAAAATTAAGGAAGTAAAACCAAAAATAGGATTTATAGGGTCAGATAGGCAGAGTATTTTAAAAGATTTGAATTTTGCAATTAAAAATGGATTTGATTGTTATGAAATTCAGGCCGTTAAAGAACCAAAAGGCGAAGTAGATTTTAATTTAAAACCAGTAATAATTAACCAAGTAAAAAAGATTTCAAAAGAAAATAATATTTTCTTAAGTCTGCATATCTCTCATTTCGTTTCCCTTTGTAGTGCGAATCATGAAATTTCAAAAGAGGCCCTTGAATTTGCCAAAAAGGAAGTGATTTTGGCGAAAGAAGTCGGAGCTAAACAAATCACAATTCATGGCGGCACTAAAGATACCCAAAACAACGAAAATACGGTTGCTAAAAATTTCGAAATTTTAATAAAAAATTTAAAAGAAATAATTAAATTAAGCAAAGAGTTCAGAATAAAAATCGGTTTAGAAAATGCATTTGACCCTTCACGATTATGCAGAAAACCAGAGGATTTATTAAAAGTAGTGAATTCAGTAAACCCCGTTAGAAAGGGCAAGGGCAGCGGATTATATACAACATCCCGACCGTCCCAAGGGGCGGGGCTTTCTAACGGGGTAAAAGGATTGGGAATAACTTTTGATATCGGCCATGCAAATGTCATAAATTTTGATCCAATCGAATATTTCAGAAAAGTCAAAAAATTTGTCATTAACATGCATCTACATGATAATGATAGTATAACTGACCAACATGTTTTATTTGGAGAAGGAAATATAGATTTTAAGACGTTATTAAGAGAATGTAAAAATTCAAATTATTATGGGCCATTTATATTTGAAGTATTTCCTCATGAGAATGTTTTGAAAGCAAAAGAAATTTTTCTTAATCTCTGGAATCAAATTTAAACNNNNNNNNNNNNNNNNNNNNNNNNNNNNNNNNNNNNNNNNNNNNNNNNNNNNNNNNNNNNNNNNNNNNNNNNNNNAATTTAAACCAATGCTAAAAATTAGGGAAATTTTATGTAAATCGGCGATAGGAAAATGCGGATTTCCAAGCGGCGGATTTTGTATTAATCCTTATGTTGGATGCAGTCACCGATGCGTCTATTGTTATAGTAGATTTATGAGAAGATTTACCGGTCATCAAGACGAAAAATGGGGCACCTTTGTTGATGTTAAAATGAATGCTGCTGAAGTTTTGAAGAAGCAATTGAAATCTCCCAAATTCAAAAATCAACCAATATACATGGGCACAGTCACCGACCCTTATCAGCCATTAGAAAAAAAATATAAAATTACCAGAGAAGTATTAAAAATTCTTCTTAATTATCCAGCCAGGGTTAGTATATTAACTAAATCAAACTTAGTGCTGCGGGATTTAGATCTTCTAAAAAAATTCAGAGAATTAGATGTTAATATGACCATTACAAGTTTAGATGAAAAGTGGACCAGGCTTACCGAGCCATTTTCCGCGAGTATCAAGGAAAGATTAGAATGTTTAAAAACTCTCCACAAAGAAGGTATTACCACTCTTGTTTTAATGGGACCCTATTGGCCAATATTTACAAAGCCAGAAGAATTGTTTAAGGAATTCAAAAGGGTGGGAGTAAAATATCTTTTTACTGAAAGTTTCAATGCGATTGGAGGAAATTGGACTGGCGTTGAAGAAATTCTCAAAAAACACTATTCCCAACTATTGTTGAAGATAAAATATACTATTTTAGATAAAGACGCTTTTAATAATTTCTATACTGAAGCCGAAGATAAAGCAAAACGGCTTTCAAAACAATATAATATCCCCTGCACTATTTATTTTGCCCGTGGCCACGCCGCAAAATCAACAACTTAGAATGGCAAAAATATTAAAATTGGATAAAAAAGTTTCTACTGAGATTAAACCAAAAGCACCTTTTAATTTTGATACGACTGTAAAAATTGACAAAATTTTGTGATGGGGAT
This genomic interval carries:
- the rlmN gene encoding 23S rRNA (adenine(2503)-C(2))-methyltransferase RlmN; the encoded protein is MNLMKIAKVLEKEPIFRLKQVKKAIFFDLIESWDKATTLPKNLRQKLSENCPLQELKAEKTLTSKDGETLKVLFKLKDGLKIESVLMKHEDGRRTVCVSSQVGCSIGCRFCATGQRGFKRNLSSSEIIDQVLFFARLLKKTKEKVTNVVFMGMGEPFLNYDNVLGAIKILNDKEGFNLGVRHISISTVGITEGVEKLAKEKLQVNLAISLHAPNNELRARLMPINKKYPIEKILAAVADYIKKTRRKVMFEYLMIDKANDSPEQAKELVKLLKKTLYFVNLISFNPIGHAEFKPSPGWKIKKFKEILEKAGPIVTQRYRFGREIKAACGQLAGENN
- the cyaB gene encoding class IV adenylate cyclase; the encoded protein is MHKEVELQVTIKNSISVEKKLRKVGKFIKTRRQVDKYFVPPQRDFFEREPYIEYLRIRFEKEKNHLNYSFLHFGKDGWLRVTDEYETFIDKPKIVEEIFKKIGLIPKVTVIKTRKYFDCNNFEVILDQVKGLGNFMEIEAKKNFGGIQKTRKACLDFLKKLNIKYEMQAQMGYPRMLYQKLKKKNNAKN
- a CDS encoding sugar phosphate isomerase/epimerase, translating into MLKIKEVKPKIGFIGSDRQSILKDLNFAIKNGFDCYEIQAVKEPKGEVDFNLKPVIINQVKKISKENNIFLSLHISHFVSLCSANHEISKEALEFAKKEVILAKEVGAKQITIHGGTKDTQNNENTVAKNFEILIKNLKEIIKLSKEFRIKIGLENAFDPSRLCRKPEDLLKVVNSVNPVRKGKGSGLYTTSRPSQGAGLSNGVKGLGITFDIGHANVINFDPIEYFRKVKKFVINMHLHDNDSITDQHVLFGEGNIDFKTLLRECKNSNYYGPFIFEVFPHENVLKAKEIFLNLWNQI
- a CDS encoding radical SAM protein, producing the protein MLKIREILCKSAIGKCGFPSGGFCINPYVGCSHRCVYCYSRFMRRFTGHQDEKWGTFVDVKMNAAEVLKKQLKSPKFKNQPIYMGTVTDPYQPLEKKYKITREVLKILLNYPARVSILTKSNLVLRDLDLLKKFRELDVNMTITSLDEKWTRLTEPFSASIKERLECLKTLHKEGITTLVLMGPYWPIFTKPEELFKEFKRVGVKYLFTESFNAIGGNWTGVEEILKKHYSQLLLKIKYTILDKDAFNNFYTEAEDKAKRLSKQYNIPCTIYFARGHAAKSTT